The DNA region GTGAATGCAACGCACAATTTACTTTATATAAGATAATTGTGCGTATATAATAATGGAATCACTTGCAAGAAAAATAAAGCATATTAACTGCTACAATATGTTAAGACACACTATTGGTGCATATAAGTTAAATCTTATCTAACTGATTTTGTGTAATTCCACCATACAGGTTTGTGCAAATCACAGTGGGAGAAAGCTAGTAATCGTACGTCAGGAAGTTATGAGTATATCGACATTAATGTGGCCGGTAATCGCTACATTATTGAGGTTTCATTAGCTGGGGAATTTGAAATCGCTCGAGCAACGCCTTGTTACACCTCATTGCTCAAAATTTTCCCTCAAGTTTTTGTTGGCAAAATAGAAGAGTTGAAGCAAGTGGTGAAAATTATGAGTAGAGCCATGAAGAAATCTATGAAAAAAATGGATATTTATGTGCCACCATGGAGAAGACTTGCTTATATGCAAGCTAAATGGTTTGGATCTTATAAGAGAACAACAAATGAGTTTAAAACAAATGAAAATTATGAAAAGAGTACTTTTGATTCTTCTTCAAAGAAGAGAGCTGTTGGATTTGTGCCAATGCCAACAATTTCTTTCTATTGCAGAGAGAATATTATTGCTTCTAATAGTGGCATTAAAATGGGAAATTTAGCTGCAGCTTTGAATGGATAATATCATGATGAATCAACAAAGATTATGGTACTTGAGTTAATCAAAAGTCTCGGGTTCGAGCCTATCGAACACCTGGTGGGAGAGCGAAAAAAAAATGACGAATATAAGTTTGTTTCATTTGTTAGAATTAGAAAGCCATTCTTGTGTACGCAATTAGCTTTATTTTTGGTGGCTTTGGAGAGTAATATTACTGTTtagtggagaaaaaaaaaaatatttctccaAGTAGTTGCGGTTGAGGGTTTTAATTCTAGATCTCATTAATTCTTTAATCCCTATAGAGTAAGTCATTAGCATGTTGCAAATTAATGCAATTTGTATATAGTTATGTACTTATCAAGTAATGGAGAATATTCAGAAAATATGTGCATATACTGTTGTTTGTGCCTCTCATATTTAGCTAATCTTCCGCAACAAATTTAATCTTTTAATTTGAGCATATCATTTACTACTATTATAAGCTACAAAGCATTGCATAATACAGTACAAATATATCATTTTCTTACATGAAAGTAATCACGGTATAAATGTAAACTATATGTCATAGGATGAAATCATGAAATTGTTTCTTTTCCTTGGAATTTGGTTAAATTCTGAAGTCGTGCTCAGatataaaataagtctagataCATTCTCTGAATATTCTGGTgaaataatacacacacacattgTGGTGATTTTGTTGTTTAATTTGTTGGTGAAAAAGTATATTTTTGTAGTCGTAATTCCGATTTATCTCCAAATCTTGGATGGTGCGAACAAAGTTCGCATTAATAATTGAAAAGATTAGAAAACTATATAAATGTAAGCGTATTCTAAATGTATTGTGAGGCAAAATCGTGCAAAATCTAAttcaaagcggacaatatcacattatGTCATTAGTCATTTTGTGATATTATCTGTTTTGAGCTAAGATCACAAGGTTTCCTCAAAAGACTACTAGACCCATGTCTATCTTACACTTAGATTGTTGTTTTCTTGTGACTTCTTGGAAATCACAAAATTAAAGGATTTCCGGACAGGACTAAACGAGAAGTAAATATTATCGATATTGAAAACGTCGACCTTAGTTCCTTGATTCATTTCGTGGTGCGAAATTTATAATTGGAAATACAATCGAAGTATTTGGTTAGACCATTTGAATCCTTTGTTTGTAAACTGTAGGACATGGCCACCCTAGTTAAAGTCTCAA from Lycium barbarum isolate Lr01 chromosome 10, ASM1917538v2, whole genome shotgun sequence includes:
- the LOC132615239 gene encoding uncharacterized protein LOC132615239, with translation MTGLCKSQWEKASNRTSGSYEYIDINVAGNRYIIEVSLAGEFEIARATPCYTSLLKIFPQVFVGKIEELKQVVKIMSRAMKKSMKKMDIYVPPWRRLAYMQAKWFGSYKRTTNEFKTNENYEKSTFDSSSKKRAVGFVPMPTISFYCRENIIASNSGIKMGNLAAALNG